In a genomic window of Nodosilinea sp. E11:
- a CDS encoding TIGR02450 family Trp-rich protein, whose translation MPRKQKYPHLLGSKWTAHQKTEGWRHFQVANRKQEGPWVFAELVASCDPTVRLWVNAQQLKNRSLWQPGWQPLSDLTLDTEPAEF comes from the coding sequence ATGCCCCGCAAACAAAAGTACCCCCACCTGCTCGGCTCCAAGTGGACAGCTCACCAAAAAACCGAGGGCTGGCGGCACTTTCAGGTAGCCAACCGCAAACAAGAAGGCCCTTGGGTGTTTGCAGAGCTAGTGGCGTCCTGCGACCCAACGGTACGGCTGTGGGTCAATGCTCAACAGCTCAAAAACCGATCGCTCTGGCAGCCGGGTTGGCAACCGCTCAGCGACCTTACCCTCGATACGGAGCCCGCAGAATTCTAG
- a CDS encoding DUF2973 domain-containing protein, which translates to MWHVVYIIAFAVLAIIAIANLVRNLILLGGNARNPQSSRAYGGQPSSQGNSRFSSDSNHSVPHPELLDQDGQVIREPLLVMRSISVKDAREQLDALYNGTGNSLDDTEDNGSDAER; encoded by the coding sequence ATGTGGCACGTCGTTTACATCATTGCATTTGCGGTTCTGGCTATCATAGCCATCGCGAACCTGGTCAGAAACTTGATCTTGCTCGGCGGCAACGCCCGCAATCCTCAGTCGTCTAGAGCCTACGGTGGCCAGCCCTCTAGCCAGGGCAACAGCCGATTTTCATCGGACAGCAACCACTCAGTTCCCCATCCTGAGCTGCTAGACCAAGATGGCCAGGTGATTCGAGAACCGCTGCTGGTCATGCGATCGATTTCCGTCAAAGATGCGCGAGAACAGCTCGATGCTCTCTACAACGGCACCGGCAACTCCCTTGACGATACCGAAGACAACGGCTCTGACGCGGAGCGGTAA
- a CDS encoding DUF393 domain-containing protein — MATTADSASDQLNPRAAGRSGAWKIKLLYDGDCPLCLREVNFLRQKDNGRGLVAFTDIADDSYSPEANGGVDFATAMGRIHAVLPDGTVIKNVEVFRQVYAALGIGWMYAPTGWPVIGGLVDWVYGIWADWRLAVTGRPSLKTILAERDARQQADCGDRCQV, encoded by the coding sequence ATGGCTACTACTGCTGATTCTGCCTCTGACCAATTAAACCCGAGGGCTGCTGGGCGATCGGGCGCTTGGAAAATCAAGCTGCTGTACGATGGTGACTGCCCTCTATGCTTGCGAGAAGTCAATTTTCTGCGGCAGAAAGACAATGGTCGGGGCTTAGTCGCCTTTACTGATATCGCTGACGACAGCTATTCTCCTGAGGCTAATGGCGGGGTAGATTTTGCCACAGCCATGGGGCGAATTCATGCAGTGCTGCCCGATGGCACTGTGATTAAAAATGTGGAAGTCTTTCGTCAGGTTTACGCCGCCCTGGGCATCGGGTGGATGTATGCGCCCACCGGCTGGCCTGTCATTGGTGGTTTAGTGGACTGGGTCTACGGAATTTGGGCCGACTGGCGATTGGCTGTCACCGGGCGACCCAGCCTGAAAACTATTCTGGCCGAGCGAGATGCCCGACAGCAGGCCGACTGCGGCGATCGCTGCCAGGTCTGA
- the crtB gene encoding 15-cis-phytoene synthase CrtB, translated as MLQLTDSPPIQSLSSVEDAYEVCRRVTAKYSKTFYTGTMLMAPAKRRAIWAIYVWCRRTDELVDGPQAQFTSEKTLDRWEAQLESIFAGCPVDDEDVALVDTLEQFPLDIQPFRDMIAGQRMDLHRSRYDTFEDLELYCYRVAGTVGLMSTTVMGIDTQLQTAPWSQQQHLDPTPQAIALGIANQLTNILRDVGEDARRGRIYLPLGDLAAFDYTEADLMAGVVDDRWRALMAFQIDRARRFYTEAESGIGLLSEDARWPVWSALALYRQILDVIEKNGYDVFSQRAYVPSLRKLMTLPGTLLKARVL; from the coding sequence ATGCTGCAACTGACGGATTCTCCCCCCATCCAATCCCTATCCTCCGTTGAGGATGCCTACGAAGTGTGTCGGCGCGTCACGGCGAAGTATTCCAAGACGTTTTACACCGGCACCATGCTGATGGCCCCCGCCAAACGGCGCGCCATTTGGGCTATTTATGTCTGGTGCCGCCGCACCGACGAACTCGTAGATGGGCCGCAGGCGCAGTTCACCAGCGAAAAAACGCTGGACCGCTGGGAGGCGCAGCTAGAGTCCATCTTTGCGGGTTGCCCGGTGGATGACGAAGATGTGGCCTTGGTCGATACCCTCGAGCAGTTCCCCCTCGACATTCAGCCCTTCCGCGACATGATTGCGGGCCAGCGGATGGACTTGCATCGTTCTCGCTACGACACCTTTGAAGATTTAGAGCTCTACTGCTATCGGGTGGCGGGCACCGTGGGCCTGATGTCCACTACGGTGATGGGTATCGACACCCAGCTGCAAACCGCTCCCTGGAGCCAGCAGCAGCACCTCGATCCGACCCCCCAGGCGATCGCTTTAGGCATCGCCAACCAGCTCACCAACATTCTGCGCGACGTGGGCGAAGATGCCCGCCGAGGCCGCATTTATCTGCCCCTGGGCGATCTAGCCGCCTTTGACTATACCGAAGCCGACCTGATGGCCGGAGTTGTAGACGATCGCTGGCGCGCCCTGATGGCCTTTCAGATCGATCGCGCCCGTCGGTTCTACACCGAGGCAGAGAGCGGCATTGGGCTGCTGAGTGAAGACGCTCGTTGGCCTGTGTGGTCGGCGTTGGCCCTTTATCGCCAAATTTTGGATGTGATCGAAAAGAATGGCTACGACGTGTTTAGCCAGCGTGCCTACGTGCCCTCATTGCGCAAATTGATGACGCTGCCCGGCACGCTGCTGAAGGCGCGTGTGCTGTAG
- the glyA gene encoding serine hydroxymethyltransferase yields MPQTNFDFLQESDPLLASIVQRELQRQRDHLELIASENFTSAAVLAAQGSVLTNKYAEGLPGKRYYGGCAFVDEAEQLAIDRAKELFGAAHANVQPHSGAQANFAVFLALLEPGDTILGMDLSHGGHLTHGSPVNVSGKWFKVCQYGVSRETEQLDFDQIRQLALEHRPKLIICGYSAYPRTIDFEKFRAIADEVGAYLMADIAHIAGLVAAGQHPNPLPYCDVVTTTTHKTLRGPRGGLILTRDAELGKKFDKAVFPGSQGGPLEHVIAAKAVAFGEALKPEFRAYAGQVIANAKQLAAQLQQRGIKVVSDGTDNHLVLCDLRSIGMTGKRADQLVSDVNITANKNTVPYDPESPFVTSGLRLGSPAMTTRGMGEAEFTEIADIIADRLLNPEDATMAEHCKRRVAALCDRFPLYAHLGGLVPALV; encoded by the coding sequence GTGCCTCAAACTAACTTTGATTTTTTGCAAGAATCTGATCCGCTGCTGGCGAGCATTGTGCAGCGCGAGCTTCAGCGTCAGCGCGACCACCTGGAGCTGATTGCCAGCGAGAATTTCACATCGGCAGCGGTACTGGCCGCCCAGGGGTCGGTGCTGACCAACAAATACGCCGAGGGGCTGCCCGGCAAGCGCTACTACGGCGGCTGCGCCTTTGTGGATGAGGCTGAGCAACTGGCGATCGATCGCGCTAAAGAACTGTTCGGCGCAGCCCATGCCAACGTTCAACCCCACTCCGGTGCCCAGGCCAACTTTGCTGTCTTTTTGGCCCTGCTAGAGCCCGGCGACACCATTCTGGGTATGGATCTCTCCCACGGGGGTCACCTCACCCACGGGTCGCCGGTCAACGTGTCGGGCAAGTGGTTTAAAGTGTGCCAGTACGGCGTTAGCCGCGAGACTGAGCAGCTCGACTTTGATCAAATTCGCCAGCTCGCCCTAGAGCACCGGCCCAAGCTGATCATCTGCGGCTACTCGGCCTACCCCCGCACCATCGACTTTGAGAAATTCCGCGCGATCGCCGACGAAGTCGGGGCCTACCTCATGGCCGACATCGCCCACATCGCTGGCCTAGTGGCCGCTGGTCAGCACCCCAACCCCCTGCCCTACTGCGATGTGGTCACCACCACCACCCACAAAACCCTGCGCGGCCCGCGCGGCGGCCTGATTCTCACCCGCGATGCCGAGTTGGGCAAAAAGTTTGACAAGGCCGTCTTCCCCGGCAGCCAGGGTGGCCCGCTAGAGCACGTGATTGCTGCGAAGGCTGTGGCCTTTGGTGAAGCCCTCAAGCCCGAGTTTCGCGCCTACGCCGGCCAGGTGATCGCCAACGCCAAGCAGCTGGCCGCTCAGCTCCAGCAGCGGGGCATCAAAGTAGTGTCCGACGGCACCGACAACCACCTGGTACTGTGCGATCTGCGCTCCATTGGCATGACCGGCAAGCGCGCCGACCAGTTGGTCAGCGACGTCAATATCACCGCTAACAAAAACACGGTGCCCTACGACCCCGAGTCGCCCTTTGTCACCAGCGGGCTGCGCCTCGGCTCTCCGGCCATGACCACTCGCGGCATGGGCGAAGCGGAGTTTACCGAAATCGCTGACATCATCGCCGATCGCCTACTTAACCCCGAGGATGCGACGATGGCTGAGCACTGTAAGCGACGGGTGGCCGCCCTGTGCGATCGCTTCCCCCTCTATGCTCACCTAGGCGGGTTGGTACCAGCCTTAGTTTAA
- a CDS encoding MraY family glycosyltransferase, which produces MPFVLYHVLAFGISAAVVLGTTPIVRRIGLKSGRVDQPGGRKVHDKPMVRLGGVSIFLGTLLALLVVWALGGFIDATGAHLAPPQEFQIWGVTLGGLAFFLIGLTDDLFGLSPLSRLFMQAVVATMAWYVGVSIDFLTIPFYGLIQLPDFISLPVTILWLVGMANAINWIDGLDGLAAGVSGIAALVMLVVSLYMNQPAAALIAAAVAGGALGFLRYNFNPAKIFMGDGGAYFMGFTLAGVGVIGLVKTVTTAAVLLPYLILAVPILDMSAVIVDRLREGKSPFVADKRHLHHRLLKAGLSHRVTVLFIYVLTLWAGTLALAFAGVPSGLVYALATTALLSYTGWRLRQRTR; this is translated from the coding sequence ATGCCGTTTGTTTTGTATCACGTGTTGGCCTTTGGTATCTCCGCCGCGGTGGTACTCGGTACGACGCCCATCGTGCGTCGCATTGGCTTGAAAAGCGGGCGAGTAGATCAGCCCGGAGGGCGCAAAGTACATGACAAGCCCATGGTGCGCCTGGGCGGAGTTTCAATCTTTTTAGGCACCCTGCTGGCCCTGCTGGTGGTCTGGGCGTTGGGCGGGTTCATTGATGCCACTGGCGCTCACCTGGCCCCTCCCCAAGAGTTTCAAATCTGGGGCGTTACTCTGGGTGGGCTTGCCTTCTTTCTAATTGGTCTGACAGACGATCTGTTTGGCCTGTCGCCCTTGAGCCGTCTGTTCATGCAGGCGGTGGTCGCCACCATGGCTTGGTATGTGGGAGTTAGCATCGACTTTCTGACCATTCCCTTCTACGGCCTGATTCAACTCCCCGACTTTATCAGCCTGCCGGTCACCATTCTTTGGTTGGTAGGCATGGCCAACGCCATCAACTGGATTGATGGGCTCGATGGTTTAGCCGCCGGAGTATCCGGCATTGCCGCCCTAGTCATGCTGGTGGTGAGCCTTTACATGAACCAGCCTGCCGCAGCGCTGATTGCAGCGGCGGTGGCGGGGGGTGCCCTGGGCTTTTTGCGCTACAACTTCAACCCCGCCAAAATTTTTATGGGTGACGGCGGTGCCTACTTTATGGGCTTTACCCTGGCCGGGGTAGGGGTGATTGGCTTGGTGAAGACCGTCACCACAGCGGCGGTGCTATTACCCTACCTAATTCTGGCGGTGCCTATTTTAGACATGTCAGCGGTGATTGTCGATCGCCTGCGCGAAGGCAAATCTCCCTTTGTGGCCGATAAGCGCCACCTGCACCACCGGCTGCTGAAGGCGGGGCTATCGCACCGGGTGACGGTGCTGTTTATCTACGTGCTGACCCTGTGGGCGGGCACGCTGGCGTTGGCCTTTGCGGGGGTGCCCAGTGGGTTGGTCTATGCCCTAGCCACCACGGCGCTACTCAGTTACACCGGCTGGCGGCTGCGGCAGCGCACTCGCTGA
- a CDS encoding glycosyltransferase family 39 protein: MTGWSDGQKPASGGDRKPGWAKGLVALLLGGLIYRTIVALWMLPGFDEAYYYLYSRYLNWSYFDHPPMVALTTGVGWWLTGVISPFTLRIGALVLYCISLGLLYLAATWLFSAAVGQMTLALITLIPLITIGFGILTSPDNALILFWSATLLVAAWEFFPNTRLSTPGEAWIYRPTWRIVGLGLTVALAGLSKYHGFVLGLSLVGFCAIYRPYRAALRSPWTLLSLGVFALTLFPLWYWNSQHDWISFRFQLGMRFDGNTGSSGFSLGQMVGYWLLSIVYLFPLFGFPLWWVAAKQSGRQARFLFSPSPSSDETETHHRQALILWLSLPIMLLFTLLGGKQQILPAWPAPGYWGMVILLAAQVLVWQRQRPRLIRRGLWGSGLFLATLSAIALLHLRLGVLQQPSTYAPFGGLLPVEQDGSTELIDTSQLQRQFASTPALRAALDEVGFVFTNEYYLGGYFAMAIHPILDLPVTAFSQDPRGFAFWFNPQDWVGQDALYLTLDRFAQDDEILARYQPLFDTIEPLGTVPLRRGGEVTETIHVYRATNLRQAYVYPYGPSASALPQPPAGVTE; this comes from the coding sequence ATGACAGGTTGGAGCGATGGTCAAAAACCCGCCTCTGGGGGCGATCGCAAACCCGGCTGGGCCAAAGGGCTGGTTGCTCTGCTGCTAGGCGGCCTGATCTACCGCACTATTGTCGCGCTGTGGATGCTGCCGGGCTTTGACGAGGCCTACTACTACCTCTACAGTCGCTACCTTAACTGGAGCTACTTCGACCATCCGCCCATGGTCGCCTTAACCACGGGGGTGGGCTGGTGGCTCACTGGTGTCATTTCTCCGTTTACCCTGCGAATTGGGGCTTTGGTGCTCTACTGCATCAGCCTGGGGCTGTTGTATCTGGCGGCAACTTGGTTGTTTTCGGCGGCGGTAGGCCAGATGACTCTGGCCCTAATCACCCTGATACCGCTGATCACCATTGGCTTTGGCATTCTCACATCCCCCGACAATGCGCTGATCTTGTTTTGGAGCGCAACGCTGTTGGTGGCCGCCTGGGAGTTTTTCCCTAACACTCGCCTCAGCACCCCTGGGGAGGCATGGATCTACAGACCGACCTGGCGCATTGTCGGCCTGGGGCTGACGGTCGCCCTGGCGGGCTTGAGTAAGTATCACGGGTTTGTGTTGGGTCTCAGTTTGGTGGGGTTTTGTGCCATCTATCGGCCCTACCGCGCCGCGCTGCGATCGCCCTGGACCTTGCTTTCCCTCGGAGTGTTTGCCCTCACCCTGTTCCCCCTCTGGTACTGGAATAGCCAGCACGACTGGATTTCCTTTCGCTTTCAGTTGGGCATGCGGTTTGACGGCAACACTGGCAGCAGCGGATTTAGCCTAGGACAAATGGTGGGCTACTGGCTGCTGTCCATTGTCTATCTGTTTCCGCTGTTTGGGTTTCCGTTGTGGTGGGTAGCGGCCAAACAGAGCGGGCGGCAGGCGCGGTTTTTGTTTTCCCCCAGCCCGAGTAGTGACGAAACTGAGACCCACCATAGGCAGGCCCTGATTCTCTGGCTGTCGTTGCCGATCATGCTGCTGTTTACCCTGCTAGGCGGTAAACAGCAAATTTTGCCCGCCTGGCCCGCACCAGGCTACTGGGGCATGGTGATTTTGCTGGCGGCCCAGGTGCTGGTCTGGCAGCGCCAGCGACCCCGGTTAATTCGGCGCGGGTTGTGGGGGTCAGGGCTATTTTTGGCGACCCTGTCTGCGATCGCGCTACTGCACCTGCGGCTCGGTGTCTTGCAGCAGCCCAGCACCTACGCCCCCTTTGGTGGCCTATTGCCGGTCGAGCAAGATGGCTCGACGGAGTTAATCGATACTAGCCAGCTACAGCGGCAGTTTGCCAGTACCCCCGCCCTCCGGGCCGCCTTAGACGAGGTCGGGTTTGTATTCACCAACGAATACTACTTGGGTGGCTACTTCGCCATGGCTATTCACCCCATCCTAGACCTACCCGTCACCGCCTTTAGCCAAGACCCGCGAGGGTTTGCCTTCTGGTTCAACCCCCAAGACTGGGTGGGCCAAGATGCGCTTTACCTCACCCTCGATCGCTTTGCTCAAGATGACGAAATTTTGGCTCGCTACCAGCCGCTATTTGACACCATCGAACCTCTGGGCACTGTGCCCCTGAGGCGTGGCGGCGAGGTAACCGAAACGATTCATGTTTATCGGGCCACCAATCTGCGCCAAGCCTATGTCTACCCCTACGGTCCCTCAGCGAGTGCGCTGCCGCAGCCGCCAGCCGGTGTAACTGAGTAG